The genomic stretch GCCGCCAGCTCGCTGCGGCTGCAATGGCATTCGAACGCCCAGCCGCCCGCCAGCAGGCGCTCCAGCGCGGCCTGGTAGAGGGGGGCGCGCCGGCTCTGGTATTCGACCGGGCCATCGGGGTGCAGGCCGAACGCCGCCAGCGTGTCCAGCTGCGCCAGCGCCGCGCCCGGGACTTCCCGCGGCGGGTCGATGTCCTCGATCCGCACCAGCCACTCCCCGCCGGCCTGGCGCGCCAGCAGCCAGCTGCCCAGCGCGGCGAGCATCGACCCGGCGTGCAGCGGCCCGCTGGGGGAAGGCGCGAAGCGGCCGCGGTAGCGTGGCCCGCTCACGGATTCAGGGAGGTGTATTGATTTCGCACTTGGTCGGCCACACTACCCGGGTAGCCGCGCATCGGGCGCGGAAGGATCGGAATTATCCATGTTCAATCGTGTTTTCCTCTTCCTGGCGACCAACCTGGCGGTGCTGGCCCTGGTCAGCATCGTGATGTCCGTGTTCGGGGTGAATCCCAACCAGTTCGGCGGCCTGCTGGTCATGGCCGCGCTGTTCGGCTTCGGCGGCTCGATCATCTCGCTGCTGCTGTCGAAGTGGATGGCCAAGCGCAGCACCGGTGCCCACGTCATCGAGCAGCCGCGCAACGAGGCCGAGCAGTGGCTGCTGTCCACCGTGCGCCGGCAGGCCGAGGCGGCCGGCATCGGCATGCCCGAGGTGGCGATCTACGACGCCCCCGAGATCAACGCCTTCGCCACCGGCGCCAACCGCAACAACGCGCTCGTGGCGGTGTCCACCGGCCTGCTGCGGGCGATGAACCGCGACGAGGCCGAGGCGGTGCTGGCGCACGAGGTCAGCCACGTCGCCAACGGCGACATGGTGACAATGGCGCTGCTGCAGGGCGTGCTCAACACCTTCGTGATCGTGCTGGCCCGCGTGGTCGGCCGGGTGGTGGACGGCGCGATCAGCGGCAACCGCGACAGCGATGCGCCGGGCTTCGGCTACTACATCATCGTGTTCGTGCTGGAGATGGTCTTCGGCGTGTTCGCCTCGATGATCGCGATGTGGTTCTCGCGCCACCGCGAGTTCCGCGCCGATGCCGGCGGTGCTTCGCTGGCTGGCCGCCACAAGATGATCGCCGCGCTGGAGCGGCTGGCGCAGACCCACGGCGCCAGCACCCTCCCCAAGCAGGTGGCGGCGTTCGGCATCAGTGGCGGGATGAGCGGTCTGCTGCGCAGCCATCCGCCGCTGGAGGACCGCATCGCGGCGCTGCGCCAGGCCGGTTGATCCGGGAACGCCTGAATGCACCACGCGAAGCCCGCCACCCGGCGGGCTTCGTCG from Thermomonas sp. XSG encodes the following:
- the htpX gene encoding protease HtpX → MFNRVFLFLATNLAVLALVSIVMSVFGVNPNQFGGLLVMAALFGFGGSIISLLLSKWMAKRSTGAHVIEQPRNEAEQWLLSTVRRQAEAAGIGMPEVAIYDAPEINAFATGANRNNALVAVSTGLLRAMNRDEAEAVLAHEVSHVANGDMVTMALLQGVLNTFVIVLARVVGRVVDGAISGNRDSDAPGFGYYIIVFVLEMVFGVFASMIAMWFSRHREFRADAGGASLAGRHKMIAALERLAQTHGASTLPKQVAAFGISGGMSGLLRSHPPLEDRIAALRQAG